From one Brachypodium distachyon strain Bd21 chromosome 4, Brachypodium_distachyon_v3.0, whole genome shotgun sequence genomic stretch:
- the LOC100832485 gene encoding bidirectional sugar transporter SWEET5 — protein MVNADEVRNIVGVMGNVISFGLFLSPLPTFIQIVQKKDVEKYAPDPYLATLLNCMLWVLYGLPFVHPNSFLVITINGTGVVIESVYLAVFFAYSPGPKRIKLLIMLGVEVLFVAAVAAGVLLGAHTFEDRSLVVGSICVFFGTLMYAAPLTVIKRVIATKSVEYMPLTLSLVSLLNSICWTTYALIRFDIFITIPNGTGTLLCLGQLFLYFWYAGSTPMASDSSKVDDDGGSSVRSGGRAA, from the exons ATGGTGAACGCGGACGAGGTGCGGAACATCGTGGGGGTGATGGGCAACGTGATCTCCTTCGGGCTTTTTCTGTCGCCGCTGCCGACATTCATCCAGATCGTGCAGAAGAAGGACGTGGAGAAGTACGCCCCCGACCCGTACCTGGCGACGCTGCTCAACTGCATGCTGTGGGTGCTCTACGGGCTCCCCTTCGTGCACCCGAACAGCTTCCTCGTCATCACCATCAACGGcaccggggtcgtcatcgagtccgTCTAcctcgccgtcttcttcgccTACTCCCCCGGGCCCAAGAGGATCAAGCTGCTTATCATGCTCGGCGTCGAGGTcctcttcgtcgccgccgtcgccgcggggGTGCTCCTCGGCGCCCACACCTTCGAGGACCGCTCCCTCGTCGTCGGCAGCATCTGCGTCTTCTTCGGCACGCTCATGTATGCCGCGCCGCTCACCGTCATC AAACGGGTGATCGCAACCAAGAGCGTGGAGTACATGCCGTTGACGCTGTCGCTGGTGAGCCTGCTGAACAGCATCTGCTGGACGACCTACGCGCTCATCCGATtcgacatcttcatcacgaTCCCCAACGGCACGGGCACGCTGCTCTGCTTGGGCCAGCTCTTCCTCTACTTCTGGTACGCCGGATCCACGCCCATGGCGAGCGACAGCAGCAAGGTTGACGACGACGGTGGCAGCAGCGTCCgctccggcggccgcgccgcaTAG